In Scylla paramamosain isolate STU-SP2022 chromosome 29, ASM3559412v1, whole genome shotgun sequence, a genomic segment contains:
- the LOC135115422 gene encoding mucin-2-like: MWRVWRAWCWRGKGVASCTSQPHTPASGRFLKTVPSYMSKIELIHDAAAKGNLRELKALLDRRKLAQSKDEQGVGVLHKAVLKGHTDVVDYLITEFPESLDVTDNGLVPHGCPLKPGDTSTPTLARGARRYLLQAWEKDGKGRASGSAMAAYRARESPERVDLGEGEGLELELADWSDSDPGSCYPTPPSPPPPPLVDVPSTPPRRLPRLFPSQAREAGRVAGRQLGPDLRLTNHSVCVGAETESPNQRNRTHRAYLRHLQRLAARRPALPHRRRLPDIPRRPVSPRPKPPDTPPPFRLPKTLSAPARHPSRTASPTAPPTVDHSLPLPRPSSHLTPLTQRRSASLPPQPLNQSPRSPPSAESLARDLVSTVVSHALVRLNGQSTHETEAWYAACEREMSCRARSLVKRVLDRREWSGESKGSSAGETETDDAEEVKSGEVQMEKETEKVKNGKETMTRTRNGVGVTQSQQGREEDEGRKKETKPRGEEKRITPEENTKRDNKEDLKPHDRTKNKNKEDNEDPGENRLVTPPTQTLKLKPRDQDMTEVGHAGPVTLRPQSSLLPMFIIREGYTTNFRPMCPYPEGDCENTTQEPEERYQQLSSSSSSSSSSSSSSSSSPSSSSSPPPTSSFSSTDSGVQVKFKSSHISIPLKAKEVPKRVSSLRPKQDTATSLPRVMDKLPPTSTTSTSTAVQNITSATPAAIITVNPTNMAPTTTQLTTTPKSTSITSTSTTTATHGSSPPLSTTTSATITQNRSSTTPLPPLTPANTSTPPTEASPPTSTTPLKGKSIHPITTPHSPRLPTPSEHHTTGKTSPSTQPPAEGGAGGTNLPEGAEGIGGGVGKEESNGESQSSLTSSPRKDTGDEFRPSTSLLRQLLPSPPQSPPQSPPQSPLQSPPQPDVIEDSTLPQQNLMTTAANSVSATTTTTTTSSPPLQTNDATTTTTTTTTTTTTTTTTTTTTTTTTPNTTFPTTTTFTTTPPPHHTTTTTTTTTPLNQDPPSPAPPLPSAPPLPSPPNTKWKKQKIHYPLPKPPPSPPP, encoded by the exons ATGTGGCGGGTTTGGAGGGCCTGGTGCTGGAGGGGCAAGGGGGTCGCCTCCTGcaccagccagccacacacccCCGCGTCAGGGCGTTTCCTGAAGACTGTGCCCTCCTATATG tcTAAGATCGAGCTGATCCATGACGCCGCTGCCAAAGGGAACCTGAGGGAACtgaaggcgctgctggaccGAAGGAAACTGGCCCAGTCTAAGGATgagcag GGCGTGGGCGTGCTGCACAAGGCGGTACTCAAGGGTCACACAGATGTAGTGGATTATCTTATCACTGAGTTCCCTGAGTCGCTTGATGTCACCGATAAC GGCTTGGTTCCGCACGGGTGTCCGCTGAAGCCTGGAGACACGTCTACGCCCACGCTCGCCCGCGGCGCTCGGAGGTACCTCCTGCAGGCTTGGGAGAAGGACGGGAAGGGGCGGGCGTCGGGCTCTGCGATGGCGGCGTATAGGGCGCGGGAGTCCCCGGAGCGCGTGGacctgggggagggggaagggctgGAGCTGGAGCTGGCGGACTGGAGCGACAGTGACCCAGGGAGCTGCTaccccacccctccctcacctccaccacccccactcGTGGACGTCCCCTCCACCCCACCGCGCCGGCTGCCTCGCCTTTTCCCCAGCCAGgccagggaggcaggcagggtggCAGGGCGCCAGTTGGGCCCCGATCTACGCCTCACGAACCACTCTGTCTGTGTGGGCGCCGAGACCGAGTCGCCGAACCAACGCAACAGGACGCACCGCGCCTACCTCAGACACTTGCAGCGTCTGGCGGCGAGGCGTCCCGCCCTGCctcaccgccgccgcctgccGGACATCCCCAGGCGGCCCGTCAGTCCCCGTCCCAAGCCCCCCGACACGCCACCACCATTCAGGCTACCCAAGACTCTCTCCGCCCCAGCCCGCCATCCGTCCCGCACCGCCTCCCCCACCGCGCCCCCAACAGTAGACCACTCACTTCCCCTGCCTCGCCCCAGTTCTCATCTGACGCCCCTGACCCAGCGCAGGtcagcctcccttcctccccagccCCTGAATCAAAGTCCACGCAGCCCTCCCTCGGCAGAGAGCCTGGCACGCGATTTGGTCTCCACAGTGGTGAGCCACGCACTGGTCCGCCTCAATGGGCAGAGCACCCACGAGACGGAGGCGTGGTACGCGGCGTGTGAGCGGGAGATGAGCTGCAGGGCAAGGAGTCTGGTGAAGAGGGTGCTGGACAGGCGGGAGTGGAGTGGTGAGAGCAAAGGGAGCAGTGCgggagaaacagagacagacgaTGCAGAGGAAGTAAAAAGTGGAGAAGtacagatggagaaggagaccgagaaggtgaagaatggaaaggaaaccaTGACAAGGACGAGGAACGGAGTGGGCGTGACACAAAGCCagcagggaagagaagaggacgaagggagaaaaaaagaaacaaaacccagaggagaggagaaaagaataactcctgaagaaaacacaaagaggGACAACAAAGAGGACCTCAAACCACACGACaggacaaaaaacaagaacaaagaagacaACGAGGACCCAGGGGAAAACCGCCTCGTCACCCCACCAACACAGACGCTAAAATTGAAACCTCGGGACCAAGACATGACAGAAGTAGGACATGCAGGACCCGTCACCCTACGCCCTCAGTCCTCACTCCTCCCCATGTTCATCATCAGGGAAGGGTACACCACTAACTTCCGCCCCATGTGCCCATATCCTGAAGGGGACTGTGAGAATACGACCCAAGAACCTGAAGAAAGATACCAGCagttgtcctcttcttcttcttcgtcgtcgtcgtcgtcgtcgtcttcttcctcttccccttcttcttcttcttcgcctcctcctacttcctctttttcttcaacAGATTCCGGGGTACAAGTGAAGTTTAAATCCTCTCACATCTCGATCCCATTAAAAGCTAAAGAGGTTCCGAAGAGAGTCTCCAGTTTAAGACCAAAACAAGACACTGCCACATCCCTCCCTCGAGTTATGGATAAACTtccacccacctccaccacctccacctccactgcGGTTCAAAATATCACAAGTGCCACCCCAGCTGCAATTATCACTGTAAACCCAACCAACATGGCGCCCACTACCACCCAGCTCACTACCACACCAAAGTCAACCAGTATTACGTCTACCtcaaccaccacagccacccATGGTAGTTCTCCTCCACTTAGTACAACCACATCAGCAACCATCACCCAAAACAGATCATCcacaactcctcttcctccacttacaCCCGCAAACACCAGCACTCCACCCACGGAAGCCTCTCCACCTACCTCAACCACTCCACTTAAAGGCAAAAGTATTCATCCTATCACCACACCACATTCACCACGCTTACCCACGCCCTCCGAACACCACACCACAGGCAAGACCTCCCCGTCCACTCAGCCTCCTGCAGAAGGTGGAGCAGGGGGAACTAACCTACCTGAAGGGGCTGAAggaattggtggtggtgtgggtaaGGAAGAATCTAATGGAGAATCACAATCATCACTTACATCATCACCACGGAAGGATACGGGAGATGAGTTCAGACCATCCACATCTTTGCTACGACAactgctgccatcaccaccacagtcaccaccacagtcaccaccacagtcaccactacagtcaccaccacagccagacGTGATAGAGGACTCAACGCTGCCACAACAGAACTTAATGACTACTGCAGCTAATTCCgtgtctgccaccaccaccaccaccaccacaagttcACCACCACTTCAGACAAACgacgctactaccaccaccaccaccaccaccaccaccaccaccaccaccaccaccactactactactactactaccactacaccaAATACAACCTTCCCAACCACAACAACCTtcacaaccacaccaccaccacatcacaccaccaccaccaccacaaccacaacaccccTCAACCAAGACCCACCAtccccagcaccaccactaccatcagcaccaccactaccttcaccccCTAATACGAAGTGGAAGAAGCAAAAAATCCACTACCCTCTCCCCAAgccacctccctctccacctccctga
- the LOC135115427 gene encoding uncharacterized protein LOC135115427, which produces MYGVYQLLTGFKMALATIGIEGGGVLLALLVSYGVKEEKRAALRVWEVLSTILIVALTGLGLFTIIKSSISVGLGMVLAAGLQVYFLAIVHAYATSVRSADTGDYHGGRVAPRLQLPLDPPLRNPLTTTHLASPQHPNS; this is translated from the exons ATGTACGGCGTGTACCAGCTACTGACGG GGTTCAAGATGGCGCTAGCTACAATAGGAATCGAAGGAGGCGGTGTGTTACTGGCCCTCCTGGTGTCCTACGGCGTCAaggag GAGAAACGAGCTGCCTTGAGAGTATGGGAGGTCCTGTCTACAATTCTGATAGTGGCGCTGACCGGGCTGGGGCTCTTCACTATTATCAAATCCTCCATTAGTGTGGGTCTCGGCATGGTCCTTGCTGCCGGCCTACAGGTGTACTTCCTCGCCATCGTGCATGCCTACGCCACCTCGGTAAGAAGCGCAG ATACAGGAGATTATCACGGTGGAAGAGTAGCACCCCGACTACAACTTCCACTGGACCCACCTCTACGgaacccactcaccaccacccacttgGCTTCACCACAACACCCAAACTCGTAA